The sequence CCGAAAGACTAGCGCAGTCAACATGATACCCCTCAGAGGACATGCAGCGTGACCTGCGCAGCGTTCCGCGAAGAGAGCCGCAGTAGTTTCCACTCCTGAGCGGGAACAACTCCGTCAAGGTCCAAGCGCTGAATTCAACTGCAATGCATACAAAACTGGTTCTGTAGTATGGACGTGAAAACCCCTGTCTGCACATGCAGCACGGcgtctagcttcagttgttcTGGgttccgcagcagcgacagagtACGCTCGACGTTGTACCTTCGCGATGGAGCCGAAGGCTCCGTGAGTGTTGACCAGGGAGAAGGGATTCCCGAGGTCTGAGTCCATAACCTGAGGCCCCCATGACACACACAGAGATAGCAGTCCTGCTTGCAGTAGGTCGATTCAGTCTCCCACCTAGGTTTGAAGGCACGCATGAAGGCCAGTGACTTGAAGCGATGCGCAAGGCGCGCAAGAGGCTGTCGAAATATCAGGCCTACCTGGTGCGGTGACAGGAGATTGTGGACAACCGGCACGGAGAGGACCGCGATGAGCAGGAACAGTAGGACTTCGACATGGACTTTGAAAATGAGTGCGGCGTTTGTCAGTGTCGTATACGCGAAGGCAATAAGAACCGTAAAAAGACAAGCAGTCAGCCAGACAGACCACACAGCCGGGCCGTGCTGGTAGAGCGAAATAAAGCTCCACAGGGTCACCACTAGAAGGACAAGTTCCACGAAGACATTGGAAACCAGAGTCTTTGTGAAGAAcgtcgacgacgacgacaggATGAtcgcgaagaaaaacacaGCGATCACCATCCAGACAGCCGACGTGGCTGGGTTCGTGACGAAAGCCATGCACGCCAGCATTGCTGACGACGCAATCAGTTCACAAAGCATTTTCCCCCAGTTGCTCTTGATCTCGTCTTCCATCTCCTTGCGCGCTCGACGGGGAACTCTAAGCGCGCGGACCCAGCGGAGAAAATGCGGCCGAtaccagcagcagcaactccgcggcgcatccacattctcctcctccttcgcagTCAGAGGAAGTTTTCCTTCGAGGCCTGACAAGCGTTCACGCCACACTTTCAGAGAGCTTTAACAGATGCCCTTCAAGACACCCCGAGACATTCAACGATAGTTGAAACGGGCGCTGATGAATACGTAGATCCCGCAGACTCTCCTCCTGATGCGCCTGTATCCTCCGCTATCCAATCTAGCAGAGGCACCTGGCTGTTCAGATGCCCACCACATGCAGACTTAAGCCCGCACGGGCATCGATTTCTCCTGACTTTCCCCACACTACGGACTGGCCCTgcagggagggggagggatgggggagggaggggggaggggtgcCCACGGGGCCACGCTTCGCACGTGGCCTGGTCACAGGTTCGGTTCAACGTGAGGAACGCGGCCGGCACGCTTCTGCAATTCACGGATTCCAAAGCTCACCAGTATCTTCgtcacgaagaagaggcgcctctgcttctgccgctTCTCTTGGCTCGTCCCCATTCTTTTCTTCCGAGAAGGAAGCCCGCGGGGGTCTCCGGAAGGGCCAAGCCTGAACCAGAGGGCACGACcaggagccgccgcagccctggACGAGTTcggggaggcgcgagaggttTTTGTATGGGAAGAGGCAGGCCAGGAAGTGGTCATCCAGGCACATGACGGCAGACACGACTGTCATGTAgttgaggaaggcgaggtTCCCAGATACGAGAATTCCGAGCTGGAAGAGGATTTGAACCACGCCGCCAAACAGCCGGCACTGACGGAACGGGATAATGACGAGAAACGAAAGGACGCACTCCACGATGTGCGTCACGACAACTTGCGCCGCATGCAAGCTGTGCGGCTGGTTCTGGAAGTACCACGAAAAGGGAttcggcagcggctgcgtctcGTAGTGGTAGTCCAGCGCTGTCAAGTCGCGCCACGCAGCGTCCCCTCTGAGCTTGATgaggcccgcgccgagcATGAGTCTGAATAGAAGCCACCGGTTGCCCCAGATGCAAACTTTCGGGGTAGGCCAggacggaggcagccgcgaaaAACTCCAGAACGGACAGAGCCAGATGGCGAGGAAACCGAgctcgagcagctgcgacTCCCAGCCGAAGCTGAACCATACTTGCCCGACGCTGTTCACCGTCTGGTAGAGGATccagagaaaaaacaaaaggAAGCCACTGCTTGCGCCTTGGATGACCATGCACAAGGAGATTACCATCCCTGCGAGACAGGCACAGACAGACACAAACCCACAGGAGGCAAACCGAAACATGAGGAGATCGCGTGCAGCAGGTCGCGAAGGCTTCCACTGCGTCCTCGTTGCCTTCGACAGCGGCCTAACGGTGTCGTAGCGTGCCACACACGGGTAAACATCTTTGCTCTTCACCTGCCCCCGCGATTAACCCTGGGGGTCGGACAGAGTGCAGCACAAGATTCGCTGCGGCAACGAACCGTAACTCAGCGTTGCCGCTCGCGCATATGTGCACAATCCCCCCGCCATATCACCCCGTAGAAATGCTGTCGCAAGAGAAGATCGTAGACGACAGAAGGGTATAGGCTTAGAGGAAACTTTCATTGAAACAACAACATGACAGCGGTTTTCAGTCCGCACCATTTTGCGGCGAAAGGTGGTAGGAGCGTCCACTGCGGACTGAGAGAGCTTTTTCAATGTTTTTATTATTGAGTGTATTGTCGGTCTCTATTGCATCCGCGGAGGGATCTGCCTCACACTCACCAAGCAAGGGGACGGCGTGGATCCAAAAGTCTGTGGCTGGCAATAAGAGAAACAGGGAAGGGAACGCCTTGACCCGCTCCCACGCCTCTGAGTCCCCGAACGAATCCTTCACGGTCTGCACGTAGTCGGTCGCGGGGAGAATCCCATCCGAGCCGATGAGTCCTTGAGcctgcgcgcagcggcgatgCGAAATCGACCACCCACAAATGCTGAGGACGCATCAGCCTCTTCCCGACAGAGACCCATGTCGCAACAAACCCCTCCCCCCTTGACGGTTTCTGCAGCGAAACGCAGGATGCAGTCACTTCTGCAAACCCCCTTAGCCACGACCTTCAGACCTGCAGGCCATGAGAATCGGTGCAAAAAATGCAGACTTGCTGCCCGGCGCAGAAACAGGCGTGGTACCACGCAATCGCTGCTGCGTATGTCTCGTGGCTGGAAGTTTTttcggcagaggaggccgtCGCAGAGCCTCGAACGGCAGGCACTCTCGAAGAAGCATCGCCCGGGTCTCACCTGGTTGAAGGCAACAAGGAAAGCAAAGAAGTAAACAAAGCCCAGGGAGCGCAAGAAAACCTGAAAACGCACAAATGAAAAAGAACTTTGACGACGGAGCCTGAGACCGGCCCCCGCACCAACAGGATGACACATCCGTGGACGAGGTCAGACTGCGACCCCAAGCAACGACAGAGCGACCCGGGCCCCCTTTTGAACGACCGCGAGGTGCGTGCCCCCTTTTCGGAATGCGGTTGGGACAGCATGTCAATCCATCTAGGATGATACACTGCTGGTGAGACTTGAGAGACTGAGCTACGCGCGCGGTGCAGCACCCAAATCCGAGCTAGGACAGAAATCGCAAGGACCGCACCAcgccacgcagaggcgcatgAGCCATAGAAGGATGTTGGGGTCTCCCCTGCCCTCCTCGAGAAGCACTGACAAGAGTGATCACCCTTAGTGACAGTTTCGGGCTTAACGCGGTGGCACACCCTCACAGACACCCCAGAAACTGTGGATGGAGGCAAAATCGGCCGCAGAGACGTATTCAGAGATTCGCTGGATTCGACGCCACTGCGGCAGTGGCTAGCCTTCACTCACAATCCGCGTAAGCCAGTATGTCGATTTGAGCTTCGCGGATGTGGACGCGTCGAGCCTGTGTCGCGTCTCGGTGCAGGACCAAGTTGGATTCACAACGCTCCAGAACCGGCGAATAaggtcgcgccctcgccctctccacCCCTCCTTTGTCGATGAGTAGGACTTCAGGGGACCTGCCGGCCCAGAAGGCCCCGCGGGGTCCCCGTCATCCTGCACGGTTCCACCTCGCTTGAGCGTGCTGTGGCCTAAATCTTGCGTTGCATACATGGTGTTGAGGCCGTCTGTGGAACCCCGCGGAAACTGTCTATTGtcacgaggcgcgagcgggcgccgcacgGACTGCCGGAGCTAACAATCGACTCGCAGGCGGCCAATGGCAGCTTTCACAGCAGAGGGGGCACTCCGGGAACGCATAGCGCCGGGGGAgccagaggaaggcggaaaCGGGGAGACGGGGCTGCATAGACGACTTCGCACATCAGCGGAAGACCTCTTGCAGTAGCAAGGGCGAAAACATGAATCCCGTCGACACACATGCGAGGACTGAGGAGCTGTACGGCCTCGGGCGTGCAGAAGTCGGAAGAGTTGGCAGCTCGCGGAGTCTGGCACGGATTCACCTGGAGCAcagcgagcgcaggcggATGCCTGAGGGAGCCGGGATCTGCCACAGACTTTTCAGAACTGCAGATGACAGCACCTTTCGCGCATATTAAAATTCATTTGTACGGGAAGCTTGTACTGCGGACCCATCCGCGGCACAAGGAACGAATGGAACGCTCGGCGGAAGCGTGGGTTCGCGAAAAGAACCTTACCCGCGACCAACTGCCGGCTACGGTAGAACGAGGAATACCCCCGAATGGGTGTCTCGTGCATCTATCCAAATAAATTTCCGCCCGAAACGATTAGCCAGGGAGAAAACCAGCCTGGTCGGTTAGAGAAGGCTCTGAACTCATTTCGTTTTTCGCTGAGTTGATGCTCCAGACAAGCCGCTCACTGTGCCAGCGCGGCTTGTCTTGTCGCTCGGCGGTTTCTGCTAGTTCCCAGCAGGCTGGCGGATGAAGGGCAGATAACACTTCCTTGATCTCCACTGAGTGTCAAACTTCGTTGCTCACTAATTTTGACTCGCCAGTTTTCCGCGGTAACAGGTGTCAACAGGTCACTGCTCGTCTCGAAGGCCCGTTAGTTCGGCCGCCATGGCAAACACCGACCCCACTGCAGTCACTGGTTAGCAGCAAGCCGAGTAGTTGGCGGCCTCTCCTTTCCTTTCTTCCACTATTCGCCGACTGTGGGACCTCAACCACAAAAAGAGGAGAAATCATGGGAGGTCCAGAGGATGGGAACGGACGGCGTGTTAGGCGGCACCACTTCGGCTTTCGAATACGTTTGCAAGGCTTCAGATATTGCCGTGCCGTATTTGGCTTCAACACCCGTGCCGCCAGTGGCCGACTTTCCCGTTGGCGGGCGCCCACCGAAATGTTCCACGTACCATTGTTCTCCCCGTATGAGTCTATTCTGCGGTTGTTATCGATCGCAGACCCGACAGTATCTACCGCTGCGGGTGCAGGCAGAGGTGTGTCACGGCCCGACCCCTATTGCTTAGTTGCCGACGTACGCTGTGCCGCCTCAGCGGTACAGCTGCAGACAAGGACTTCTGACGACCGATACAGGCAGTACAGTGTAGAGCAAGCGCGTGATTCAGCAGGCGCTTCCGGGCATCTTCATACGAGGGATTCTCTTTTCTCAGGAACATTCTATGCGGCAGCCACACTCACTTAGTCTGCGGGCCTCGTTCACGGCGCCAGTCACCGCATTGTAAAACAGGCTGGACTTTTGGAAGCTGCTAGCGCCACGACTTCAAGGAGGCCTGGTGACAAACACTGGAATTACCGGCTTTAGTGACGTGTTTCGCTGAAGTAATTTGCCAGGCTAATAGTAGCTCAGAATCACACTTCGTCGTTTGCGAGGTCCTTGCATTCGAAGGCGAAGATCATATATACTGCATTTTTGCTCCCCTCCACTTCTTTAGGTAGATCACTACACTGCACTGGATCACCTCCTCATCCTCACAGGAACCGAGGTGTAGTAGCCTTCAGATGGCCTTCCCCACTCCGAACTCTGCCTCACCGCTTCTGACTTGCAGCTGTCCGAGCCTGCATATCCAGAAGGAGCTGCTACTATGCACGTCCCAAAGATGAGAGAGATATCTCGACGCCGATGTTTTCCGAGTATGTGTATACAGTTCATGCACACACAGCTCGCCTAGGTGACGGAAACTCTGTATTCTGTCGTCACTGAGCGGTCGCTGCGGGTTAGACCCTGTTCAACGGGATTCATTTGAACTACTGTGGATTCAACGTAACCAACTGCTTCTGGTCATCAAGCATGACCGCATTTGCCGTAGCCCTGCGCCCTCTAGTGACTGGAGCACGACCCCCTCTAGTTTCACGTCCTGTGTGCCCTGACTCCGACGAATTCAGTGACACTCCTGAATTGTGCATTATCATCGTCTGTATCCGAAAGAGAACGATGCTTCCTATCGCTGGATACGATTGATGAGTGGCAGTCTGAGAAGGCCAACCTTACTTCTGATACGGCTGGCCTCATTCTGCAAGAATGCGGAACAACCCCTCGCGGCAACATTTATTAAGGAAAGCATTTGTGACCCGCGTGAAACTGGACGCTGGAGTGACCAGTCACGACAGAATGACTCACTTGACACTCGTTATGTTGGAAGTCTTGGCTCAGTTTTTTCTAGCTGGTTGGCAAACAGAAAAAATCTGGCTCGGGACTGCCTAATTGAGgagcgcgcctgcctgcgccggTGCTGGCTTGAGGGCTGAGCAAGAAGGCGTCCTGCAAGGGGAGGCAAAAGCCTACGGCTGCTAAAAGCCTCTatctgcagcgagagaaaataCAGCTTTTATTCTCTTCATATTCACGCAGAGACTGTGTTCGTTAGGGGAAAAATCGCGCTTTGTTCGGGGAACTAGACGTGCGGATTCGAAACCCGCTCTGTTGTGTCTTACCGTACAGCGAACGTGAGGCGGCGTTAGACATCAGGAGGAGGTATCGAAAAGACAAGACCAGCTGCAGCTAGCTCGGCGCTGTCGCTCCGCGTTCGGCTCGTTCACGGCCGCCTTTATGCACATTTAGCACGCTTTAGTTTGTTTTCTAGGCTGAGGAGCTCAAGTCGGCACGTCTGCTTCTGAGGCGACAGGTGAAAAAAAACCGACACTAAGGCTCGTGGCAGTCTCCTCTGGGGAAGATTCGGAGCGTGTTGTGAGCAGGATGATGTGCTGTTGTGAAGTCGTCGCGGCAAGGAGCCGTGTGTACCAGTTTGCTGAATATTTTTATGAAAGTCGTTGATTTTTTGGGGTCGCTGCATTCTTCGTCCGTTACCCCGTACGGACACCGCAGGACAAATCCTGCGGTCCCCTACACCTTCCGCCGAGTCAATCCGCGGTGGCGCCCCGCTTGGGTGCGTAGCGccgctcttctttctcgagatcctcttcttctccctcatTTATTGATTCGAGAACGCACATTTTTTGCCGCGTCATCCATCGGCTGGCTCAGGATCTCGACTGCTCCGCCTGCGTGCCCCCCCTCGCCGATCCTGAGCATCTTCTGTTCGTCAATCGTGCAGGCACCTGGCGGCGAAATGAGAATGGCGGGTCAGGGCGaggcctggcgccgccctgccATTTTTGGGCAGTGGTTTCCCTGCATTTTCCGTAAAGGTGCTTCTGACGGGGAGCAGCCTCTTTCGTGGCGCCAGAGTGTCACTCACTTCCTCAAAAGGGCCGATGTGACCTGGTCTTGCAGGGAGACTAGGCGGGTACTTGACTCTGAAAGCCTAGAGAAAATGAAGTCAACCTACTGGCTTGCGAGAATTGTAAGTGCGCGAAACACGTGGAATATGGTAGCACTCCTCGAaggcgcttctctgcgcagggagtctgcgtgcgccttATGGACGCCAGAAGACGAGCGAGCAGGTGTCCGGTCGCCTCTGGCGTGGAGGTTGACATGGCGATCCTCTCGATCCTTCTCGATGAGCACTCAGCCTTTGTCGCGCGGAGCAGGTGCTTCGTGGGCACGGAAGCACGGCTTCAAAATAGCAAGACTGCCCTCGTACCTGCCCGCGAACATTCAACGGGGCGTAGCGGCGTCAAGCCTACGACCATGCGCGCCTAAACCTTGAAGCTCAAAATAGGCCTCAtgccaccgccgccgcctggcaTCCGACTGTATCCTCGTTTTTCCTGCGAATTCGAATCCCGGGGTTCGCCCATCTTTCCCTGTCCTGCGTGATGTGCACTTTGTCGATACGCAGGTTTTTCTTcgggcgctcgccttcgtctaTTCTATCGCCTTCCTTGTGGCGTTCAACCAGGTACGGGGGCGGATCTCACGCGGCCTTAGCATCAGCTTCAGGGCCTACCTTAAGCCCAAGTGCAACACAGAAGGCCGCCTTCCTTGGGCGTGCGACAGTCTGCTTTCTTCTTGAGGGGACGAGCGTTTTGTATTCAGCCAACGTCCGTGACGAGCCTGTTTTTCTGCAAGCCGGCTTTGCTTTTTGCAGACTCAAGGCCTCATTGGATCGGATGGCATCCTACCCGCACAGTCCTAcgtggcgagcgcgagagaggcgttGGCGGAGGAAAGCTTCTGGGAGAGACTCAAAGCTTTTCCCTCGCTTTTTCTCGTTCTACCCGCCAATGACTTTTGGATTCACTGCCTCCCTTTCGTCGGTGAGCGTAGCGCCGAATGCATCTGTGCCCCGTACCCCTCCATTCAAACGCCTGCACTCCGCAGGGGTCGCTCCTTGGGATTGGCGGCTtggaagtcgttttcctaGGCACCGACGCGACTTCCTACTTCCCAGGACCATTAGGTGCTAACTTCCCTGCCAAACTCTGACTTCCTCAGCCAGCCTGGTTtgtgccggcgcggcgtgcgcgtcgccaggCCTCTTCTCAGGTCCCTTGAgtctgcgtgtttttttcaggCCTGCTGGTCTCCGTGTGGACGCTGGTGGTGGGGGCGAGCAGCGGCTTCCTCATGCTTCTGCTTTGGACTCTGTACCAGAGCGTGAACAGCGTCGGGCAAGTATGGTTCAGCTTCGGCTGGGAgtcgcagctgctcgagcTCGGTTTCCTCGCCATCTGGCTCTGTCCGTTCTGGAGTTtttcgcggctgcctccgtccTGGCCTACCCCGAAAGTTTGCATCTGGGGCAACCGGTGGCTTCTGTTCAGACTCATgctcggcgcgggcctcATCAAGCTCAGAGGGGACGCTGCGTGGCGCGACTTGACAGCGCTGGACTACCACTACgagacgcagccgctgccgagCCCGTTCTCGTGGCTGATGCACCACCAGTCTCACGGCGCCCACGCCTTTCAGGTGGTCGTGAACCACATCGTGGAGTGCGTCCTCTGTTTTCTCCTCATCCTCCCCTTCCGCCAGTGCCGCTTGTTCGGAGGAGTCGTGCAAATCCTCTTTCAGGCAGCAATCATTTTCTCGGGGAACTTTGCCTTCCTCAACCACCTCACGGTTGTGCCAGCCATCATGGCCTTCGACGACAacttcctcgcctgcctcttcccCTCGAAAACTCTCGAACgactcccccccctcctgcaGGGGTGCTCGGGGAGCTGGTCGCTGCCGAAAACGCAGGCCTGGCCTCTTGACGCCCTCGGAGACTCCAACGCAAACCAAGCCTGGTCGACTGGAGCGCCTCACGAGACGGCCGGGCTCCTCGAAGAAAAAGGTGAGTGAAGgcgcgcgaaaaaaacgctCTTTTTCAGCGGAAGACCGCCCCTAAAGCCGGCTGCAGGTCGATGCAGAGACCGCGGTAACGTGTAGCCGGCACGCGCGTTTCCACGTCTTGCCTGCAAGAATTTTCGCTgctttcgccgcgcctcgggTGCCGACACAGGCGCGCGTCGTGAGAAGCCTGCGAGGCTTCTTCCCACGTGCGTATCGCAGGCTGTGGCTTGACGCCCACACACAAGCCTGCCGCGACGGTCTGTAGCAGTTCCCTCCCCCAGAGCCCCGAGAGGGGTGAATACCTGGCAACAGGGGACAGGTTTGCATCCGGCTTTGACTTGGAGGGGCTAACCTTCCTCGAAGCTGTGTACCTGTGAACGAGTTGCTCGCCCTGCCACCCCCAGCACGTGTGAGGTGCAGagccgaggcgaggcgcgttCCACATATGCATCCAAACGTGTGAGAGTGTATTTTGACTTCTCACTCGACTTCAATCTTTTTGTCCATTCTGTCTGTGCCAGGCGGTCGCCCGGATTGGTCGATGGACATTGATGTGCCGCCCTCTGAGGAGCCGCCAAGAACCTGCTGCTGTTGGTATTCGCCCAAGATCAAGCGCGCGTTTCGTtcgttcgcgcgcgcggcctttccgcctcgcgcgagactTCAGCTCAGCGAAGACATCCGACAGGCGTGGGCGAAGATGCTTGTCGAAGTCGTCGCCGCATGCGGCTTGTTCACGTTCATGGCGTTCGCGACGCAGGTCGGCGTCCCGCCGCTGTGGAGCGTCCTGTGCTCAGTCTTCCTGAGTCTGCTCCTTGCAGTCTCTTCAGCTGCGTATACCAAGACGCTCACCTCTCAGGTCTTTGTGGAGTTGGTGCTGATTTCTGCCACTCTCTGGAGCGCCATTTCCCTCTTCCAGCATGGCCCGTTGGCGCCCTGCCTGTGGCTCGCCATCTCGCTGTTCACCACCCTTATCGTCTTCTCCTATGAGGTTCTTCACAACGCCGCCCTGGTCTACAAGGTTCACGTCGaactcctcctccttctgctCCTCATCTCCTTCTCTGTGCCGGTGGTCGCCAACCTCCTCTCGCCAAACCAGGTACGCTTCCAGTGAGACTCAGACTCCTTGTTCTTCAGCGCAGAGCCCAGAGCGCGATTCCGAAGATGCAGCTTGGACTGGAGATTGGGGCGAGGCCGGGGtcctccccctctcccccgtTTGTCAAACGCCTTCGCGTGACTAAAGGAGAGGACTTCCGATCTAGCGAGGAGCCTTTAGGCCTGTCCGCGGGCCTGGTCTTTATCTGTCCTCCACAGTACAACGTGCACATACTAAAGTCCGCCTCTCTAAACCCAAAATATCTCCTCGTTCATGCGCGTTCGTGGCTATTAATAGCCTTGAAGGGCATGAAGCCTTGGTGTCTTTTTCGTCGATCTTTCACTCTGTTGGCCTCGGCCTTTGTTTGCACCGGCGTGAACCGTGAGGTatccgcctgcctctctgagTTGCATTTCGATGCAGATCATGAATGCGAGCCTCAGCAACCCGTTCAATATCGTGAACACCTacggcgccttcggctccGTCACGAAGGTAATTTGAGGAAGAAAGTTCAGTCGACACGCCATATGCGTCGCTTGCATAGGCGAGCATGCGTTAGGTCTGTTTGAATAAAGCATCTGGGATTCACAGCCACGACCCACGTTCAGCTGCTGCTTGTGCCGCATTTTTCTGCGAAGCTGTTGATGTTTGGGAGGCGTATTCTacggcgcatgcatgcccgGTTTGATGCCTGCGTTgattttttcttttcttcagGAACGCTGGGAACTCATTGTGCAAGGCACCGCCGATGCGCAGCCTGTAAGTTTCCTTTTCTGATAAGACCCAATGCGGGGGGCGGCAGTGTCGACCTATTGCATCCTTCGCTTTAGGGACTGTGACCTCCGAGTCTGCGCCTCTTGTACGAGGCTTCGAGTCTCGCGACCGAAATGTTTTTGCGACTTGCCGACGAGCGTGGTTGCCTCGAACCCGGTGGCTGGATAGAGCCCTAACGGGGAGgacgcctgcgtcggcgtATTTTTTTTGTGCGGATAATCTGTCGCTGTTGTTGCTTGCAACCGCGCAGCCTGGAACCAGCGCTGTGAGGTGCGTTTGCCTCTTTTTTCAGGGCAACTCAAGCGTCTGGGTCGACTACGAGTTCAAATGCAAGCCCGGCGACGTCAATCGTCGCCCGTGCCTCATCTCGCCTTATCACTACCGCCTAGACTGGCTCATGGTGCGTCTGCTTTTCCACGTTTTCCTTTCGCTGTGCGTCCGCAGGCCATCGTGGCGGCGCTTGCGGTTCGTCCTTCTTCGTTGTACGTTTCTGTGGCATCTTCCTAAATTCCTGACATCATGTGCTGACTCACAGCAGCCTGTGCTTGGCTgcggctttcttcttccttgcTGCAGTGGTTTGTGCCCATGGACGACGCCCAGACTGCGCCGATTCGGCACCCCTGGTTCCCACTCTTCCTCAACAAACTTCTTCAGGtacgccgcgcgaggctgcgtcgTCGATCTGCCAAACGGAGGAGGATAGACGCAGAATTCAGCTCTTAGCGACGCACGCCTTTCTCACACAGGGACTGTCTCTCAGAGAGACACCTGAGCACGTCCGCACGCCAGACACCTTGCGAGGGACCGGGACACCTGAAGCGAGAAGTCAGAGAGGATAAAGTTGCCTCTGCAGTCTCAGCGGTATTAAGCCCGCAGTGTGGCGTCGTACGAACTTCTGAGAATGAAGGCTGGCGAGTGCTGGCGTGCGACGGAAGCCCCTACGTGTGCAACGGG is a genomic window of Besnoitia besnoiti strain Bb-Ger1 chromosome IV, whole genome shotgun sequence containing:
- a CDS encoding rhoptry protein ROP14 (encoded by transcript BESB_055800), translated to MYATQDLGHSTLKRGGTVQDDGDPAGPSGPAGPLKSYSSTKEGWRGRGRDLIRRFWSVVNPTWSCTETRHRLDASTSAKLKSTYWLTRIVFLRSLGFVYFFAFLVAFNQAQGLIGSDGILPATDYVQTVKDSFGDSEAWERVKAFPSLFLLLPATDFWIHAVPLLGMVISLCMVIQGASSGFLLFFLWILYQTVNSVGQVWFSFGWESQLLELGFLAIWLCPFWSFSRLPPSWPTPKVCIWGNRWLLFRLMLGAGLIKLRGDAAWRDLTALDYHYETQPLPNPFSWYFQNQPHSLHAAQVVVTHIVECVLSFLVIIPFRQCRLFGGVVQILFQLGILVSGNLAFLNYMTVVSAVMCLDDHFLACLFPYKNLSRLPELVQGCGGSWSCPLVQAWPFRRPPRASFSEEKNGDEPREAAEAEAPLLRDEDTGLEGKLPLTAKEEENVDAPRSCCCWYRPHFLRWVRALRVPRRARKEMEDEIKSNWGKMLCELIASSAMLACMAFVTNPATSAVWMVIAVFFFAIILSSSSTFFTKTLVSNVFVELVLLVVTLWSFISLYQHGPAVWSVWLTACLFTVLIAFAYTTLTNAALIFKVHVEVLLFLLIAVLSVPVVHNLLSPHQVMDSDLGNPFSLVNTHGAFGSIAKERYELIIQGTNSASPDHDAEWLNYEFRCKPGNLYRRPCMAAPYHYRLDWLMWFAATGDLGTADGNSAWFSRFLVKLLENSKSVTGLLAHNPFDGSDPPTALRVLRMQYRFTKRPAFGNGPWWEVVPQTEEVFVSPSQVPGAAAHLSEQLEILRRREESRRREARMRQEAERRRREEEAFERRMRWAREEEQRRRREAEEAEKQRLEEQKRQAAEEKRAREAEEARRKAEEEAQRRAAEEELKRRGEAESRKLEEQRAAEVAQKEANENALKAAEEEEKRRREEELAEAKRQMEAREAEERRRKREEEQRQQAARVAVEKEAEAERKRQEEARAREAERAERERLKMLPQAHRERRGEVHVAAETPASGGGVPLRLGPLLLSRVKKRNLLA
- a CDS encoding putative rhoptry protein (encoded by transcript BESB_055810) codes for the protein MRMAGQGEAWRRPAIFGQWFPCIFRKGASDGEQPLSWRQSVTHFLKRADVTWSCRETRRVLDSESLEKMKSTYWLARIVFLRALAFVYSIAFLVAFNQTQGLIGSDGILPAQSYVASAREALAEESFWERLKAFPSLFLVLPANDFWIHCLPFVGLLVSVWTLVVGASSGFLMLLLWTLYQSVNSVGQVWFSFGWESQLLELGFLAIWLCPFWSFSRLPPSWPTPKVCIWGNRWLLFRLMLGAGLIKLRGDAAWRDLTALDYHYETQPLPSPFSWLMHHQSHGAHAFQVVVNHIVECVLCFLLILPFRQCRLFGGVVQILFQAAIIFSGNFAFLNHLTVVPAIMAFDDNFLACLFPSKTLERLPPLLQGCSGSWSLPKTQAWPLDALGDSNANQAWSTGAPHETAGLLEEKGGRPDWSMDIDVPPSEEPPRTCCCWYSPKIKRAFRSFARAAFPPRARLQLSEDIRQAWAKMLVEVVAACGLFTFMAFATQVGVPPLWSVLCSVFLSLLLAVSSAAYTKTLTSQVFVELVLISATLWSAISLFQHGPLAPCLWLAISLFTTLIVFSYEVLHNAALVYKVHVELLLLLLLISFSVPVVANLLSPNQIMNASLSNPFNIVNTYGAFGSVTKERWELIVQGTADAQPGNSSVWVDYEFKCKPGDVNRRPCLISPYHYRLDWLMWFVPMDDAQTAPIRHPWFPLFLNKLLQNSPSVTSLMAVNPFRGKGPPTAIRVLKRLYRFSNEPMFSSGPWWEVVPGSTEVFVSPSEVPDAERHLEKVLLTRMERRQEEEAERVRKEEAERREEERKAQEKAEEEEARREEERKKEEARKEEERKKEEARMEEERKKEEARMEEERRKEEELRAEEEKREREELEKRAREEEEARKKQEEEEKKRLEEEQKQEKQMEMELQKREAEERKKQEEERKKEEAAAKARAEAEEARRKKEEEEERKRQEQEAEMLQKAEEEEKKRKEALQKAEEEAAKRREEEAKKRDEEAAKQAEAREALRLAEEKKRQEELEKRHAEAAKRAEERKKIQSIAEREANPKLDSSFNGGVPLRAAAFFTKSKAAKMPQLYGAARRN